The following proteins are encoded in a genomic region of candidate division KSB1 bacterium:
- a CDS encoding FxsA family protein: MFYRLLLLFTIVPFIELTLLLEVGNTIGVSSTLLIIILTGIAGAALARIQGFATLNRIREEMQMGRIPTDALIDGLFILSAALLLLTPGFLTDLVGFFFLTPFGRNFLRRQVRGFIQNKINIKQSSFTSKNFYSDNDLSG; this comes from the coding sequence ATGTTTTACCGCTTGTTATTGCTATTTACCATCGTTCCTTTTATTGAATTAACCCTTTTGCTGGAAGTTGGCAATACTATTGGCGTTTCGTCGACCCTCTTAATCATTATTCTCACCGGAATTGCAGGCGCGGCACTCGCCCGTATTCAGGGTTTTGCAACCTTGAATCGAATTCGTGAAGAAATGCAAATGGGGCGAATACCGACCGATGCCCTGATTGATGGTCTTTTCATCCTTTCTGCCGCACTTTTACTATTAACACCCGGATTTCTAACAGATTTAGTTGGATTTTTCTTCCTTACTCCTTTTGGAAGAAATTTCCTACGCCGCCAGGTTAGAGGATTTATACAGAACAAAATCAACATCAAACAATCTTCATTTACCTCAAAAAACTTTTATTCTGACAACGA